One part of the Streptomyces ferrugineus genome encodes these proteins:
- a CDS encoding fibronectin type III domain-containing protein has translation MRARAHIAVSAALILALPACSAETRQQPLRGVLTTPTDIDLDWTGTRPGVAGHVLEFATEEAGPYTVLDHLPRQVSTYRHPDLMPHTTFFYRLRAYRGPVTRPVRADLPDGIRFTWTDDSADEDGFLLEMRRKDSGWYEPVAVVDPEVTGTTLRTLPGEKQATFRIRALVLGEQSNVVRLTSGG, from the coding sequence ATGCGAGCAAGAGCGCACATCGCGGTGTCGGCGGCGCTGATCCTGGCGCTGCCGGCCTGCTCGGCCGAGACACGGCAGCAGCCGCTGCGAGGTGTCCTGACGACACCCACCGACATCGACCTCGACTGGACGGGCACCCGGCCGGGAGTCGCGGGCCATGTGCTGGAGTTCGCGACCGAGGAAGCGGGCCCCTACACCGTCCTGGACCATCTGCCCCGGCAGGTGTCGACCTACCGCCACCCCGACCTGATGCCGCACACCACGTTCTTCTACCGCCTGCGGGCCTACCGGGGACCCGTGACCCGGCCGGTCCGCGCCGACCTTCCGGACGGCATCCGCTTCACCTGGACCGACGACTCCGCCGACGAGGACGGCTTCCTCCTGGAGATGCGCCGGAAGGACAGCGGTTGGTACGAGCCCGTCGCCGTCGTCGATCCGGAGGTCACCGGCACGACGCTGCGCACCCTGCCCGGCGAGAAGCAGGCCACCTTCCGGATCCGCGCCCTCGTCCTCGGCGAGCAGTCGAACGTCGTACGGCTCACCTCGGGCGGGTAG
- a CDS encoding NAD(P)/FAD-dependent oxidoreductase: MITVTRPRILVVGAGFAGVGCVRRLERKLSPDEAEITLVTPSSYQLYLPLLPQVASGVLTPQSIALSLRRSRRYRTRIIPGGAIGVDLASKVCVIRTITDRTVNEPYDYIVLAPGSITRTFDIPGLTDNAYGMKTLAEAAYLRDHVISQLDLADASQDPDERTARLQFVVVGGGYAGTETAACLQMLTHNAVKRYPRLDPRLIKWHLIDIAPRLMPELGEKLGDDAQEILRKRGIEISLGVSIAKAGPEEVTFTDGRVIPTRTLIWTAGVVASPLIGTLGAETVRGRLAVTAEMNLPGHDGVFALGDAAAVPDRAKDEEGAVCPPTAQHAMRQGKVVADNVIAALRDQPLRPYEHKDLGLVVDLGGRDAVSKPLGVELKGLPALAVARGYHWSALRTNVAKTRVMTNWLLNAVAGDDFVRTGFQSRSPAKLKDFEFVHAYLTPEQLRAQVGGKGDG, translated from the coding sequence ATGATCACCGTGACACGACCCAGGATCCTGGTGGTTGGCGCAGGCTTCGCCGGAGTCGGATGCGTGCGCCGGCTGGAACGCAAACTCTCCCCGGACGAGGCCGAGATCACCTTGGTGACGCCGTCCTCCTACCAGCTCTACCTGCCGCTGCTGCCCCAGGTCGCCTCCGGTGTCCTGACGCCCCAGTCGATCGCCCTGTCGCTGCGCCGCAGCCGCAGGTACCGCACCCGGATCATCCCGGGCGGCGCCATCGGCGTGGACCTCGCGTCCAAGGTCTGCGTCATCCGCACCATCACCGACCGGACCGTCAACGAGCCGTACGACTACATCGTGCTGGCCCCCGGCAGCATCACCCGCACCTTCGACATCCCGGGGCTGACCGACAACGCGTACGGCATGAAGACGCTCGCGGAGGCCGCCTACCTGCGCGACCACGTCATCTCCCAGCTCGATCTCGCCGACGCCAGCCAGGACCCCGACGAGCGCACGGCGCGCCTTCAGTTCGTGGTGGTCGGCGGCGGCTACGCGGGCACCGAGACCGCCGCGTGTCTGCAGATGCTGACCCACAACGCGGTCAAGCGCTATCCGCGGCTCGACCCCCGCCTGATCAAGTGGCATCTGATCGACATCGCCCCGAGGCTGATGCCCGAACTCGGTGAGAAGCTCGGCGACGACGCCCAGGAGATCCTGCGCAAGCGTGGCATCGAGATCTCCCTCGGGGTGTCCATCGCCAAGGCCGGCCCCGAGGAGGTCACCTTCACCGACGGCCGCGTCATCCCAACCCGCACCCTGATCTGGACCGCCGGCGTGGTCGCCAGCCCGCTGATCGGCACGCTGGGCGCGGAGACGGTACGGGGGCGGCTCGCGGTCACCGCCGAGATGAACTTGCCCGGGCACGACGGCGTGTTCGCGCTCGGCGACGCCGCCGCGGTGCCCGACAGGGCCAAGGACGAGGAGGGCGCCGTCTGCCCGCCCACCGCCCAGCACGCCATGCGCCAGGGCAAGGTGGTGGCCGACAACGTCATCGCCGCCCTGCGCGACCAGCCGCTGCGGCCGTACGAGCACAAGGACCTCGGGCTGGTCGTCGACCTCGGCGGCCGTGACGCCGTGTCCAAGCCGCTCGGCGTCGAGCTGAAGGGCCTGCCCGCGCTCGCCGTCGCCCGCGGCTACCACTGGTCGGCGCTGCGCACCAACGTCGCCAAGACCCGCGTGATGACGAACTGGCTGCTCAACGCCGTCGCCGGGGACGATTTCGTGCGCACCGGATTCCAGTCGCGCAGTCCCGCCAAGCTCAAGGACTTCGAGTTCGTGCACGCCTATCTGACGCCGGAGCAGCTGCGCGCGCAGGTCGGCGGGAAGGGCGACGGCTGA